A window of Phragmites australis chromosome 15, lpPhrAust1.1, whole genome shotgun sequence genomic DNA:
caagcactcgaagttggggttccacaaacacttacggcggcctagtcggtccggaacaagagcgaaaatctcacaactatgtgtagatcaatatctaagcaaaacccaaccctaattagggtgacggctactgtatataaaagactaagGTCGGctaaggacccctggacgcgtccctaatggactccaacacgttacacggcccaacggcccaaaagatggtggcgcagcaccttgacagattctggatgtccacttgtttcgatgattcctattgactcagaaagaatttggatatggaaccagtcccgttggaaatcttatctccttagctttccaaccatgtgtataacatcgaaaacggagtccgtatgcgtcctgggcgatgattttagtgcaggctggtcctggactccgaaacggactcaaacttgattggacctccaccttggcttgggcgcccttgctgttcttctcccgtgttcctaagtaataatacatcataattattcagtagcatcccatccttatcaaaatataaaggaacattaaggaacgagctcacctcatggtttagttgacgtgcacgagctcgtgtcaatggacctattgttggaggaatactcggtgtgtgtgtatccgaaagagtgatgtcctcatcaataaatatttacaaaaatataccTCGGATGTAAAGATTTACAAGAATAGACGCCTACTGCCCTCTCAAAGTGTTGCATCCTTTTTAGAGGGTGGTAAGCATGTCATGGTGGCACGGGTAGTCCTTACCGCTCTCTAAGAGAACGTCAAAGGATGTTAAAGTCCTAACTGTTCCATAAGAGGGCAGTAAGGGTTGTCTGTACCACCGTTGAATGCTTACTGCCCTCCAAGAGGGCGGTAggcgtctatttttataatttttttcattcgggatatatttttataaatatttatgttagaaatgTAAAAAAAGTCAAGAAAATCTCACACCACATCTAAGAAATTCCTATTCGTCGAATACACGCGAATGCTAGCCGGCCTCCTTCCATTCAAGCGAAGCACTCCACCTCCAACACTTTCCTCTTTTGCAGTCCTTCTCTTTCCCTTCCCCTCAAAGTCTTCAATTGCATGAGTCGAGAACCATTCGGACCAGGAttcatttcttctttttcttggtaAGGAAGCCATAGCTTACTTGGGTGGTTTGTCCTAACTTATAATTTGAGTTCTATCTGCAAGATCTTTTCTTTCCTGTGAGAAATGAGATCTGAATCTTTCTTATTATAGGGAGGAGCACCGCATCGACATGTCCAATTTGCGCATATCTTTTTGCTATGTGGCAGGGGTACTAATAGTGTTGAATTCATCTTCCACACTGTTTGTGGGGTCAAACTAAATCCCATGCCTAGCCCATGTTAAATCCACCCTTGTTTCTTATATGCCACGGCTAGTTAGTTGATCGCGATATGCCTTGTATGATGATTTCATGTTCTATGCAGGACATAGTGAAGTCTTGGATAGTTTATATTCATTCAAGATATTCATGTAAGTTCCTATATCTTTtgaattctttattttttgtaGGTATATCTTCTGAGTTCTGATCCTTAACATTCTATTTGTATTAGCAAATATGAGCATTGCTTTCTTACCTTTGTTGTTGTACCTTTATAATTTCTTTATGCAAGTTTCGTTCAATGAACTCAGGAGATGGGTGGTGCACTTTTCATTAAGCATTGTTCCCCTTGTCTATTCCCATATTTAGCATACTTGCTTAGTGATGTTTGATGAAAATTGTTCTTATGAATGACTGTGAGTACAAGATGCATCAAACGGTGAAGGGTTTGTGTGTTTGAGTAAATCTATTGTTTTCTATTGGCTTGTGGTTCAGCATGTTGATCGTTTGTTACCCGAGAAAGCTAACAAGTAAGGGATCAAGATCAATAGGCAAGCTGCAGAGTGCAGACAGATTGGGTTTCGGGTCTCTCATTAGGTCTTGGGTCCTTGTCAAGGCCAGGGCCGAAAGTGGTTTTGCACCTGGTATGAATTTTAGAGCTGGGTCATGTTTGATGTTTCAGGTTTCAGGTCGGGTACGTTCTCGCTCTACTCGGTCCCGATCCGACCCATTGCTACCTTAATTTCAGCGCTAGTTTGTTGTGAACTTGTATCGATTGTCGTCTTGTGTGATAGGGGCTTATTATATGTAGGACACTGACCATTAAACACCGATTGCCAATTGTGCCATCTGACATGGACAGCACGAGCACGGGAGTCACTCGACATACTGGTATGTGGGCCCACTGCCACCGCCTCATCACTGTTGTGTTATAAGTTGGGCCAGTGAGGTTTGTTTTACGTTGGGCACTTCTTCTATTCATGCAAAGAGTTCTTATAGTACCATTTGGAAGAACCAATCCAATCATTTGGCATTTCCTACAAGTGTGATGCTTGTCTGTCTCGAGATTTATCGCCATTGGAGCTGTAATACTAGGGCTTACCTTACCCAATTCTAATGGAACAGAAATAGGGTTCGTGTTTGGCCAATGGTGCCTCAGCTTTGATAACTTGTGATTGCCAAATACAGCGTTCGGCTTGAACAGATTACTACAAGGTATGCTTAGAAGTCGAGTGTAACAACTAGACGTATCAAGCTCTGATAACCGTTCCTATGCACAACGGCATCCGGATCTTGATCTGATATTGTGATATGCACGCATAAGTATGCATAGTATCACGAAGTGCGGCAGCAAAGCCACAGGGTGTGACTGCGCCCACTCGGATTCGATTTCTGGGTGTCGCACACTTCCAATTTGACCTCTAATGTAGACCCCAGACAAGAGAACCCGGTTCTTAAAAAGAGTATGCATAGTATCGAGAATGAAGTAGATTAATCCCGTAAATAATCAAAGTAACGGCAGTGAAgcaacaacaatgacaagaaaGAATTAGTGAAGTCGACAATGAATTGTCTAGTTAAAACCTCAAAATAGCACTAGGAATTGTTGCTTGGTCACAACACTCTCGAACCTACCACCCTCGGGTTCTTTCCACATATAACGTGTAGTGCTAAAGAATAGTGTAGCTTCTAATTCTCTGATGCGCTCCCAATTGCTCCTATTGCTTTGGCCTTTGTGTGAGATTGTCTTGAGTAGCATTTCTATCACCTCACACCCTTGTACTTATGTAGATATTCTCCTAAGTGAAGCAAGAGGCCTAGGAGCCTTCCTGCTAGTAGTTGTACCATGTTTAGGATATGAGCCACCCTCTACGATATAAGAGATCCCAAACTTTACGTGTAGTGACTCCGAAAGACCCCTTAGATATACTTTtatcataaaatattttttcacaggagagaaaagaaaagagcaaGGCAAACCAGAGGGTATAAATGGGACCTCCAATCTTGAGTCGGTGTCCTCTTCTCATCTTCTTCGTTTTTTATAGAAAATGAaagttttattaactcttatcgtCACATCAAACTGATACGACCGTACAAAAGTTCACCTCTCAACTTCTACATATGAGAATGCACCTAGCCATACAAAAGgatagaagaaaagagaaaaggcagcatatcaaaaagaaaaggatctcCAATGTGTGAATTATGGTGAGGGAGGTTCTTGTGGAATTGTGGTACGGACTTAGAGTTAATTAGCGCCTAAACCGTTGCCACACAGAGAAAGTGATTGAATCCATTAGAAGAGACAAGCAATTGAAGACCGCCAGGAAGCACACAAAAATCCGAGTCATGCATCACGTTACACCTCACGAGTTGCAACTGCTCCTCTCAAACGCATCCAGCACAAAAGCCGGGGACTTCTTTCCTTTACGCAAATGCTTTTCGAACCACCTCTAAAAAGAACAGCTTTTTAAACCtcaaatccaaaaaaataaaaggtaCTTTGTAAACCTATGAGAAGCGTAAGTTGAAGTATGCGTTTTCTTCCTTACAAAGTTGTCCAGAACAGAGAGATAATACGTACCTCGTTTGAGACTTAATCAGGCCATGGTGGCCATGCATGTATCATGCCAAGAACAGAAAATGGAATGAAGAGAGTGCCAGTGATTTTCTCAGAGAACGTTGCCAAACAATTGTACAGATATATTGGCATATTGCATCACTCTGAACCTGCTGGatactaaaaaaaagaaaagatgtgtCCTTAGAAAACCTATCAACTGTGTTAATAAAACTAAAGGTGCGCACTCCTATGATTGCAAGAACATTTGCCGCTAGATGAGATGCACATTGAGCAAGCATCCGGCGTCCAGAGCCAGGACAAGAGCAAGAAACCCTCTGCTCCTCCATCCCATTGGTAAGAAGTGGACTCAAACCATGGGCTGAGCTGATCGACGCAACCCCACCTGCTGGATTGGATCACTGGATCCAACCATCCATTTCCCCATTGCAACTTTTCCCCGGTCATGTGAATTCGCCTCAGATTCTCATTCTTTGGTCGGCGCACGCACGCCTTTTTTCACCCAAACTCATCAGCGCCGATCTGATTCGGCAAAAACATTCCTGACACGAATTGGTAGCCAGGcacataaaaaaaactcgaaccAGGACCAGAATTTCCAGCCGGAATGGTGACAAGTTTTTGCCTCGTCCACTCTTGCGTCCCTTGTGGACGGAATTGAACCTCCGGCTCACCTTGACAAGAGCAGCAAAGCTCTTTCGCTGTCTCTGTTAAATAGCTCTGTGATAATGACCTAATCTTATTCCATTAGGGAGGTGTTAGTGAGTCTACCATGGCCACAGGATGAGCCGAAATGGCGCTGGTGGTGGCCCCGGGAGCTGGATGGGGATGGAGATGAGTGATGTCAGTGTGAGGATTGAGGTCGGTGTTGGGCGGCTCTCTGGACCAACTGCCAATTGCAAGGGAACTGAATTGGCTCTCTTTATTTCAGGGTGCCGCACACAACCTTATCCAGCATTGAGAAAATGAAAGGCATGCATGGAACATATGGGATATTCTTCAATAATGTTACTACCAGATCAGGTAGAATATGCATGGAGCATTCACAAAAACTGGTGCTGCATTTATTTCTGCTGCTCTATATATTGGTTAACCGAAAGTAATGTTAGAGATGAAATTTCAGCGGTTGAAGGTAAGTAGTGCTGAAGTAAATCATGAGTAAATAAAGGGAAAAGAATGAGGGAGAGTGTATCTAAAGTTAATCATAACATGAATATTTGTGTGAAAATGTAAGAAATCTGGTACATTTACTCCAGATTACATGGCCTCAGTTAAAGAGATCCACCTCAAACATGGGTAAGAAACATTCTCTCATGCCCTCAggggaagaaaacaaaaaagagaatcaTTCTTTGCAAACAATAATAATTCAAAGAAGTTATTACAAATAACATGAGTACTCGAATTGAACGCTATAATTGGATGTTCATATTCTGCATTTAACTTTTAGTAGTTTGCATCTACCTCTATAGCCTCTCTTTTTTTGTGAAAAGGGTTGGGTTATATTAAGAATTCAGTATGGTGCATCCCCATTTGCATCAAGGACCCTGAAACAGAATGAAAATACAAGGAAGCACAACAAGGTCCTTTTTGTCATCTTCTTGACATCCAGCCTCCGACACTCGTCGCAGCACCGCGAAGCAGAATCCCGCCTACCACCGGAGCCAGATTCTAGTCCAAATAGCCATCTCCAGTGAGAGTTCCAATCCTTGTTGTTGTTGAGTCGCAACATCCATCGGCAACAAACACACTGGATTTGGCCGAGGAAGTAAACCTCTGTGATGGCTGTCCATTGACCCAACGAAACCAGCCGTCCAGAAATGAATACTGCTACCACCGGCAAAGCCGTCGGCCCAGAAGCACATCCCACAAACGGGAAAAAACAGGAGCTCCATCCCATTCGCAAAAAGATAAAGCAAAACGAACCTCCCTCCCGGCTAGCCAGAAACGACCCGCCGAGCAGCGCCACGACGTCCTTCCTTGTGGGCCAGTCGTCCGCGCGGTGCTCAAAGTCGTGAAGGAGTACTCGCTCATAGAACTCATCTTACCGGTGCCAGGAAGAACAAACCGCCGCCGTAGCGACAGTGATGGCGGCATAAACCGAGGAGAAGAGCTTCAACTAATacaagaaatagaaaaaaagaagaccTACTTACAGGTAAACCGGATGGGCCCCTCACCCTATTCACGTCGCCGGCAAGCCGGAGATggcagaggagggggcggacTCTTGTTTCCTCCTATCTCTACTGTAGCATGGGAAAAGAAAATAACAGGAGCAAGACTGTTGTGTTACTTCTGTAGCCTCTGTTGCAAGCTTCCATCACTATGCATGACGTTAAAATAGTGAATTCTTCAGGACCTCTACTTGTGTCTCTTTCCGTTTGTAGGAAATTCATTGCTATTGTGCcccaagaaaaagaaggaacTTCAGAGTTTGAGATTTGCTTAGTAGTGAATGTTCACTTGTTAGACAAACAATGAATAGTTTCATAGTAAAGTAAATTATCTGTTCTTGTTGATGCCTGTAATATGAAACTGCATTCTCCACTAAAtcctaaaatattttttttctgtattAGACTAATAAAGAATGGAAACAGATGCTACTACAGCATGAATAACATATACATTTTTATTTATTCCCAGTTAGTAAGGTGAAACAAAAATCGAGGACTGGGTGGCCTCATCCAGCCAAGTATGAACTTGTAAGACGTGCACATGTATAGCTAAACAGGGAAACGCTCTCTATCCAATGTAAAACAGCTATCCATGAGAATCCAAACTTTCCAAAACTATTAAGGTATAAAAAATTGCATCACAACTTAAACCCTCATAGAAGCCCTCCTTCTTAAACCCATATACAGCTGATATCATAACTAAAGGGCTTCCGATACAACTTTTGGTCTAGGCCGTGTTCAAGAGCTTCACGCTTCAAcctgtgtgtgtgtggggggggggggggggttaactGTGCATCTTTTTAGTGTCTTAGGAGATGATAAGCTACGGCTTGTTTAGATATGGACTTATCTCTTTCCATGTATATCGAGGTTTCCATCCCTTTAACCTTGTGTATAGCTATATATAAGAAACCGGAGGCCACCATAATTGGTGCGATGAGCTTTCCCAAACCTCTGCGATCTCATATTTCATTATTGTCCATCAGTAAGGTGAAACTTAAAAATTGAGGATTGGTGTTGGGCTGGGTGGCCCCATCTAGCCAAGTATGAACTTGTCCAATGTAAAACAGCTATCCATGAGCATCCAAACTTTCCAAAAGTATTAAAGTATAAAAAATTGCATTACAACTTAAACCCTCATGGAGACCTCCTCCTTAAACTCCTATAAAAACCCTCCATCAGATCCCCAAAACCACAACACAAGCAAGCATTCAAAGCTTCTCAAGCAGCTATTTCTCTcctctacacttccttccagtAGCAGCTCAAATGGGCAAGGAGGTGGACGTGTCCACTCTCGAGGCCGGCGGCGCCCGTGACTACGCGGACCCGCCGCCGGCGCCATTGGTGGACATCGACGAGCTCGGCAAGTGGTCCCTGTACCGCGCCGTGATCGCCGAGTTCGTGGCCACGCTGCTGTTCCTGTACATCACGGTGGCAACGGTGATCGGGTACAAGCACCAGACGGACGCGTCGGCGTCGGGCCCCGACGCGGCTTGCGGCGGCGTGGGCATCCTCGGCATCGCGTGGGCGTTCGGCGGCATGATCTTCATCCTCGTCTACTGCACCGCGGGGATCTCCGGCGGGCACATCAACCCGGCCGTCACGTTCGGCCTGTTCCTGGCGCGCAAGGTGTCCCTGGTGCGCGCGCTGCTGTACATGGTGGCGCAGTGCCTCGGCGCCATCTGCGGCGTCGCGCTCGTCAAGGGGTTCCAGAGCGGCTTCTACGTGCGCTACGGCGGAGGTGCCAACGAGGTCAGCGCCGGGTACTCCACCGGCACGGGGATCGCCGCCGAGATCATTGGCACATTCGTGCTCGTCTACACCGTCTTCTCCGCCACCGACCCCAAGCGCAACGCCCGTGACTCCCACGTCCCGGTACTTAAATGGGTTCATGCACACTTCTTTAACTAGCTAGCTTGGATTGCAAGAACGTGTTGTGCTGACGCATCGCCTTCGCCTCTTTGTGGTTGTGACGAACGAATCGATCAGGTGCTGGCGCCGCTGCCGATCGGGTTCGCCGTGTTCATGGTGCACCTGGCGACGATCCCGATCACCGGCACGGGGATCAACCCGGCGAGGAGCCTCGGCGCCGCCGTCGtgtacaacaacaacaaggCCTGGAGCGACCAGGTATATTTCTCCTCTCCGCACATTGTGCAAGATTGCAGCAGCTGGCAGGAAGCTGGTAGCTAGCTGTGGTTCCATCGATTGGCATGGAATGAGAGACTGACATCATCGCTACACTTGTTCATTGGTGCAGTGGATCTTCTGGGTGGGGCCGTTCATCGGCGCGGCGATCGCGGCGTTGTACCACCAGATCGTCCTCCGCGCCAGCGCCAGGGGCTACGGCTCCTTCCGGAGCAACGCCTAGGCCTACCTCCTCGTCGTCGACCTCCACAGCCGTGACGACCGggctcctcctgctcctccggAGTTTAAGGTGAACGGAAAGGGAGAGCTAGCACCGGCGTGGTCAATGTAGTAGCAGTAGCTTTGATCCACAAGTGAAGTGTCAAGCGTGCAGTGCCGCAGCTGCCGGCAGCGGCAGCGCAAGTGTTTGTGCCGTGTGTGTGTGGAATGGAAAGCAAGTGTAACGTTGTCCCCGTGTGTGTACCCTTCTGGCTTCACCTCAAATCAATAAAGATGGAGGAATGCAAGTGGTGAGAAAGTTAAGTGCGCCCTTCTTAGAACTTGTCTGCTTAATCTTGCGCGCATTCCCGTTCAGGTCTGTTTTACTGAGCTCCAGCTTCAATTTTTATGCCGAAGAAGCCAGCTCTCGAGAAGTTCATAGCTTCAAGTCATATGCTTATCTTCTAGCTAGCACATTTTGTGATCCCAGAGCCTGTGAAAAATTGGATCTCTTTTTCtaatatgtttttaaataaCAGCTAGTCAAACGAGATCACCATAATCCACCTTAATACTaaacagagaagaaaaaaaaaggtttcaAGCTGACACTCAGCTAGCTTATCTAAGCTGCATTTTATAGACTTGCATCACCTTCATTAGCTGAACAAATAGGATTATCATAATACGACCACGAAAAAGGTAGGCATCAAACAAAGAACGCGTCGGTGCAAACCCCCTTTGCTTAGGTCCAAAATCGCAGAGGTTTTCATCCCCTGGCTCCTGTTCGTTCACAGGTCCTTGTCTGGCTGGACGAAACCATATGTCCTCGAGCAGTTTAAAAGCAGGGCAGCAACTGTTGCTCTAGTCAAGCTCCGGTTCACTAGTTTTCGCCAGTTCATGACGGTGGCCTGTTCAGTCATccattcaatttttttagaaaagtgaTTACTCGGGAAGCATCTATATAGTTTGAGCGTTCAGCCATCCATTTTTTGATCAATTGTTACATTCCActgaaattatatatttatccCTGAGATGTAGCTTCCGAATATGCAGGCCCGGGGTGATTGGCGTCGGCAGTGCAGGAACTATCGACGAACTGAACTTGTTCGTCGTCTCAGCCATCAcatcctgcaaaaaaaaaaaaaattgcccaCCATAGGAATAAACGTGTTTGGAATCTTTGGAGTTGCAGTTTCAGAATACAtgttttggcaaaaaaaaattggtccTGACCAAGTTTGATCAGTTTCAATTCTGGGAAGGGCTGAAAGCAACTTAGTTTTGGCATTTCTTGGTACCGACCAGCATTAATCCACTTCAGCTCTGCTAAGTGCTGACAGTTGAATCATAGGTCACAATCGCAAGATATTATACAATGGTACAGAACTACTAATGGCTGTTGTGACATGTAACAAGCAAGGCAAATTGCAGTTTCAGATGGGAGAGGCCAGTCTCTGGAGCTGGACCTGGAAGGATGAGTGTACCAACAAATCACAAATCGGATGGCAGCAATCAAGACCTGAAGAAATTATTGTACTCTTCAAGGAACCCATGCACAAAAACCAAATTTGCATAGGACACAGAATTTTCATATGACAGAAGCTGATGACCCTCAAAATGGTTAGCCGAGTTAGTTGGAACCTTGACATGCCACGTCCACATGCTACGCAATTCATCAAGTTTAGACAGTCAACCTCCGTACACATATAGAGACAACGAGGTATTATTGGAGGTTCCAGATAAGGGCGACGTGGAAGATTCGCTGCTCCTTAATATCGCCAGTAATCGTTACGGATCTCATCATCGAACTTCTGTTTGAGTTCAGGATGCTTCGCGAAGTACTCGTCTGCTGTCATTGTGCTGATCTTTTGCTGTGCGTATAAACAAGATGTTAGAATGAACGTAAATGCAACATGATCCATGTCCATTTAAGATCAACCTCACCTTCATCTCCTTCATTTCAGCAATCTCCTTCTCTATCCTCTCCGATTCCTTTAGTGATGCCTTTTCCGCTTCCTTCAGTTCGACCAACTACACGTATCATACAGATACAGAAAATTTCATTAACATCTGAAGGGGGAAACAGTCAAAGTGACAATTCAGTTTAGCAAGCTAGtgataatcagcataggaaggTGAAAAATATAAACAGTGAATCTTTACCAGAGCGTCAAACTTTGGCTTGTACTGAGGAGTGACAGTGTCAACATACTTGGGGATCTCTATGCGTGCATCGTTTTCATGATTGGTATCTCAATGAGAGGTTCAATAGATGAAAAGTGCAAAGAACCATAAGAGTATCTGAAACCTCAGAAACTTGCAGCCATGCTGCAAAGTAGCAAAACCAGTACTAAATCACTTGGTAAGCCTTAAATCAAGATCCATCTGAGAGTTCAATGTTGTAATGTGACGTCCATAAAGCCTGTTTTTAGTACCCCATTTACAACGAGCAAAAGGAACTGTCAAATTTCAAAGGAATTTTTCTAACCGAACatatccatcatgtatgcttcATAAAAACCACCTGATATTAAAATGCACACATGAAGCACCCATTATTCAGACAGTACTGTGATCAATCTTTCCAAACGAAGTATAAGCAAGTTACATCTGATGATGTAACCAATGCTCCAAATTACACATCAATAACAAGTCGTAAATACTAAATGGAATTAAACCCAGTTTGCTTGCAATTTAATAGCACAACAGATCCCAGAAACACATTAAGATGGAGATGAGAACTCATACTTTCGTAAGCCTCCTTGTACATATCAACAACTTTTGATCCAATTCCTTTTCTGTATTACTCCCAGTCAATTGGCTGGGGTTCCTGCAATGATAACATAACAAATACTGGGAAGATCACCCAAAAGGCCAAAATGTCAAAGGGATAATGAATGTTTCCAAGGTTGCCAAGGACGTATCAACCGAAACTCAACACAACTACAATGAAATGGGACTATACAAGCATTTAACATGTTAGAGGACTATTTACTTCATACATGCCAATGTTCCTTGTTACTGTGTAATATGTATCTTTGTGCGTCTAATAATGAACAACAAAATGATTTATAACCATTTGTCCCGATGGATTACATCAGAAGTGAAATAAGCCATACGTCTGTACCCTTTTCCGTTGGTAATAGCTAACATATTGCCAATACAATTATTAAAAGCGAAACAGAACTAGCAGCGATTTGATGCAGCCTTGTCACAAGTTGAAATTTTACCCAGAATCTACTACTGAATCATCCGATTATGCTAACTTCATATATGAAATCTAAATAATCTAAAATTGTGGTTTGCACTACCAGTTCTGTTGTTATCCTCATCCGATGGTAAAACACACACAAAGCCCTGAAATAGAGCGTTTACAAATCTCGCAATCGGCATGTCGTAACAGGCTACTCGTGGAACCTACATTAGGCATTGTCTATTTTGGTATCAGCAAGTGGCAACACACGGTTCTTGTTTTGCGCATAGGAATGCAGCTGCATAGGCCTGGGTTTCGACCGATGTGTTGAAATGTGTTCAGTTCAAACCTATGCACTGCTGGTCGTTTGGGTAGGCTGTTGGTCGTGGCACCCATAAcacaatgacatgtgggtccctCCAAGTTACTCACGCATGGGGCGAGGTGGTAAATCCTAAAGCACCACTTTTTATCAATGGCAAATCCTAaaatatctcattgcaaaggatTTCCTACTTCACCAACAACTCTTTATGTACTACTCTCGTATGTACCGGTACTTTGAGCCTTCTAATCCTTGTGTACTATGAGTGGTACGTGAAAACAATGTACATATAGCTCTTTTGCTTGTGTATATTGTTTAGTATGATGTTTGTCTTTGTGTTCTTTCCTTAGAGTATCTTTGAGAGGCTTGCTATCTGCCTCGTTATTGGTAAATTTGCCGAGCGGATAAAAAAATCGCTCTAACAGACTCCCTATCAAACTTGCTATCGCTCCACCTAGCTCGACACATTCCGAGAGCCTACTAGACGCTCCCTATGACACTGTAGATATGACTTTTTGTATATGTtgattctagaattttttttacgtattctataatccatgtgtaacccattttaattggattaatCCAAAAAgtatgtgtataatttaaattaaaattatcttaaaaaggctactttataacttgtaataattgttatggtctcaaataaattctctaAAATCTGGGAAAtgcactaatattcttcttatgtgatggactaatttttaaaattattttcaatactaggttatatagtgaaaaaatgagtttctttgtaatgctcaatttatatacatttcatgtgatattattcttttaattcaatttgaattcaaacaaatacaaaatttagCCATTCAAAATTAAGctattgtaaatattttttatttagaggAAGATTTAGAGAGTCAGTTGGAGCGTgtagaaaaataagaaaataatcttTTAAGGATGCtttctatataaaaatatagggTGTGAGTTTTTAAGAGCCAGATAGAGATGctcttagggtctgtttgtttcagctagagattctgaaaagcagtttataaaagttggattgtgaaaagctgaaTTGTAAAAAGCTGAATTATGAAAAGTTTTTAggttgtagattctaaaaaaacttatag
This region includes:
- the LOC133893331 gene encoding aquaporin PIP2-6; amino-acid sequence: MGKEVDVSTLEAGGARDYADPPPAPLVDIDELGKWSLYRAVIAEFVATLLFLYITVATVIGYKHQTDASASGPDAACGGVGILGIAWAFGGMIFILVYCTAGISGGHINPAVTFGLFLARKVSLVRALLYMVAQCLGAICGVALVKGFQSGFYVRYGGGANEVSAGYSTGTGIAAEIIGTFVLVYTVFSATDPKRNARDSHVPVLAPLPIGFAVFMVHLATIPITGTGINPARSLGAAVVYNNNKAWSDQWIFWVGPFIGAAIAALYHQIVLRASARGYGSFRSNA